DNA from Sorex araneus isolate mSorAra2 chromosome 6, mSorAra2.pri, whole genome shotgun sequence:
TGTATTTCTGCCGTTAGCTAGCCTGCTGTGACTCTCAGATCTTTTTAATGCTAGAAACTGATCTCTTCTACTAAAACTTCTtcgtgttggggctggagagatagcacagcatgtagggcgtttgccttgcaggcagccgacctgggttcaattcctggtttgattcccagcatcgagtatgatcccctgagcaccaccaggggtaattcctgagtgcagagccaggagtgacgcctgtgcatcgccaggtgtgacccaaaaaacaaacaaacaaaaacttcttcATGTTTTGGGACCCTTAGAATTCTAAAAGTAATTGACttggaaagagaaaattattaaaaatacatttgaaggggctggagcgatagcacagcaggtagagcgtttgccttgcacgcagctgactggtattcgattcccagcatcccatatggtccccccagcaccgccaggagtcattcctgagtgcatgagccaggagtaacccctgtgcattgccgggtgtgatccaaaaagcaaaaaaaagaataataatacatTTGAAGTGAATGAAATTTACAATGagtatttataaatatgtgtCTTTTTACCCAGTTTATTGCTACAGGAATTGTGGTAATGAAAGCATCAAATAAGCAATCTCTAAGCTTGGTAAGTTGTAATGGTGAAGGTTTCTTAAAGTTGAAATGGTTAgggtttgttttgtgtgtgtgtgtatgtgtgtgggggtttgtttatttttttctgagaagaacTAAGCATTTTCGTGAAAAGATATCATCGAAGCAACAGAGGAATGAATCTACCTGCCTCTAAAATAATTAAGGGAATGAAATGGGGAAAGAAATCAGAGCACATGGGTCCAAGAGAGAGTACTGCTATAAGAGCATATGCCTGGTATACtcccaacccaggttagattcccagttcTGAGTGATACTCGGTGCAGAGCTGGAGAACAGGAGCATGGCTGGATGTAGTGTTagagatccccagcatctccggGGGTGCCTGAAGCCCCCGGCATTGCCTGCACTGCATGGCTTGAGGGTGTCATGCTGAAGCCCAGATTCATCCAAGAATTTCTGGGGGTATGGGATTCGGTGGGGGCGAAGTATACCTCCTGAACACCCTTGGGAACACCCCACCCTGCAAAGTAAAAAATGAAGAGCACAATTCTGTAACGAGCATTGCCATATTAGCATCTTAGCCTTGTAAAGGTCTTTAAATATACagagtttttttggtttggcaTTCTATTTTGTTATTAACATTCATTAATATGGACTTCGCTGTTAGTAAAGAAACCATAGGGTCTTTGTATGTTGActcaataatattataaatttatctttcctaactgcccaatttggggaagatttttgtttttgtttttttcagtttggggggcacacccagtggtgctcagagctaactcctggtcTTGTGTTGAAGAATCTTTCCTGAAGAGGTTCAGGGGTCCATGTGAAGTGCAGGGAATAGAcgcaagttggccacatgcaaagaaagcaccctttCTGCTCTACTGTGGCTTTGGTCCCAAAGACTGAATTGTTTCTTATAACAGAGGATGTGTCACAAATAATAATCCACTATGGTATAGATTAAAAGATATTGAGAAGAAAAATAGCTTAACGTCTTAGAGCTTAAAGACCCCTGGAAATTAAAACTTGATATCCAGCGAGATtgatgggtcttttttttttacagaatgaAAACCCAGAATTAGAAATCAATGAAACCTATTTGGTTTATTTCTACAGtctttctccatctttttcttctctttctgtaaTGTAACTCCTTTGTTCCAATCATACGTTATAGAGACTTCTTTCCACTGAgtctgaaaaatttttaaatacagtgatttttagccttaatagaaaatttatttactgGTATGATATTTCAATGTTCCTCCCATTATTTAGTTTTAATGTAGCCATAAACTTTTTCTTACTCTAAAGGCAAGCAAACTGATACTTCTAGAACTTGAGAATCTAGATCAAAGTTGTATTTATTGGGGTAGGCACTTGGAGCCACACCTATCCGCGCTAACAGTTTACTCATAGCTctaaactcaggggtcactcatggcggtgcttggggtatcagccacactcagggctttACCCCTTAACCTTAACCCTTCCGCCATATTTTTCTGGGCCCTGGATCAGTTTTAATTGGGAAATTTTTTAACAATATAAACTCACCAAAATGTCCATTCTTAATATAATAAATTGACAAATTGACTAGACACATTCTTTTTCAGCTTTCTTTGTCTTTATTCATGAACTTAGTCTGCATAGCTGCTTCAGTTGCTGCCCTAGTCCTCACAGTAGTGGAATTGAAGGATTTTCCCTCTGTATCATACAAAAATTATGGACAAGCGGTAAGTGACCTATTCAATAAGAACATCTTAATTTTGAAATGATTCTTTGTTCATGATTTTGTAGGCATGAAAGGTGAGATAAAGCTTTATGTTTACAGAATTCTTTGATTGAATAGGAAGCTCAATTGAAAGTTTTAATTCAAAAACAATTCTAAAAGCATTTTGTACATATGAATACAATGTTTTAATTTCATAATGCCTCAATTAAAATGAGGTTAATAAAAACTCTGAAGGCTTCAATAATAAGTGTGTGTATCAGGCATGAGGTGTTTAATAATTGATCATAATCATTGATGATTATGAGGTGTTTAtgaaaaaaagactttaaaactacaaaaaacagtgaaaaaaatttacttatgaTGTGTGTAGCAAGAAATACCGAaacttatttataataaacagctattttctattcttcaattttacttattataaaattttactacaattttaCTTAAGTACTTAAATGCTAAATATATTAAATTGTCTTCGATTTAATTGAATAACTAGCCACATGCTTTTGTACCATACACAtacctctgtgtcttctttttaaaaaaaattaatttggtttttaactgaatcacaatgagatacacagttacaaagttgttcatgattgggtttcagtcatataatgttccaacactcatcccttcaccaatgtacaatTTCTCATTTCTCACCAcccatgtcctcagtttccctcccatccacgtcccacctgactctgtggcagaaactttctctctctgtctctgtctctgtctctctgtctctctgtctctgtctctgtctctctctctctctctctctttctctctctctctcttctctgttttcCCTCCCccattgggcattatggtttgcaagttAAATACTGAAAGGATGttaggtatatccctttacctactttcaatacttagttcctgtccaaaatgaacATATGCAACTATTAGTGTCATACTGTACCTTCTATATCCTAACTGACCTTTGCCACCCGGACACTCtgtagcaagcttccaatcattgatCAGTCTTCCTgaaccctgttttccctggccttggatattagtctcataacatatattatttttgatatgttacagattaatgcagtcattctacatatgtccctgtccttctgattcatttcactcaacatgatactctccatgtccatcactttataagcaaatttcatgactttatttttcctattggCTGCATAATAATCCATTGTATATTCCATAtaccacatatacatatacatctttTTATCCAGTTTTCTATCcttgggcactcaagttgttcccagatttgggctattgtgaatagcaataatgaaaattattgcaataatgaaaatagaagtgcagatgatgtttctgctgggTGTGTTTGgttccccagggtatattcctagaaatggtattgctgagtcaaatgggagctcagtttctagttttttgaggaatatccatattgttttataaaaagattaaaccagttggcattcccaccaatatgTATGAGAATccttttctcctcacatccatgccaccactggttgttcttgatcttttggatgtgtgccagtctctgtgatggtttctatttgttattttgttctgcatctccctgattattagtgatgtagggcattttttcacgtgccttttgatcatttgaatttcttttttgaagaaatttttgtttatttagtctCCCCTtttattgatggggttggatgtatatttcttgcaaagttctaccaGTTCCTAATATACCTTTGACATTAACataggtgggtattgggtaaacaatGTTTCCCAATCCGTGggtcaatttctttgaaaaatgtcatgtgtCTGCTTATAAGGACTGAATTAAATCTtaataatgctttggggattattgccattttgacaatgttaattctcccagtccatgagcaggggatgcatccacatttcctcatgccctcttttatttcttagagtagcacttgtagttttctttatacagtttctttatctcctttttaagctgattctgaggtacttgattttctgagacacaattgtgaactggattatttttctaatatcacTTTCTCCTTcttcattatttgaatatagtAAAGTCATggacttctgggtattgattttgtatcctgccactctactatacaaatctattatttctaggagctttgtgGTGGAGTCTTTGGGATCCTCTAGttgtagtatcatgtcatctgcgaatagtgagagcttgacttcttcctttcctatctgcatgcctttggtatcttttttttgcctaattgctatggcaagtacttccagtactatattgaatagaagtgacaAAAGTGGGCAGCtttatcttgtgcctgatcttagaataCACGCTTTTAGTTGTATTGCATTGAGGATCATGGtagacggctttgactatattgaggaaatttccttaagcttacattttattgagagtttttatcatgaatgggttctaaatcttgttaaatgctttctctgcatctattgatatcatcgtatttttttattattgatatgGTATTTTATGTTGACTGACtagtgaatgttaaaccatccttgcatgcctGGCATGAATCCTTCTTGGTCAAAGTGTATGgttttttaatgagtttttgtattttgtttactggtattttgctgaggatctttgcttctgtgtttaTCAGGGGTATCAgcctttaattctctttttttgtggtgtccctgtcagtttttggtatcagggtgatatttgcctcatagaaactgtttggaagtgtttctgtttcttcaatgtcCTGGAAAAGTCTGAAAAGGATTGGTAGatagtcctctttaaaggtttggagtaattcactagtgaatcatatgggcctgggcttttgttttggggaagatttgtgattactgtttcaatttgctcaatagtgataggtctgtttaaGTACTCCAGATcttttggttcagccttgggaggttataggaatccataAATTTATCCATGTCTTCTAGATTCTCCTATTTTGTGgcatacatattttcaaagtaatctctaatgatcttttgaatttctgttgcaATGTCtcccccttttatttctgattctttttattagggttctctttctttgtgagtcttgctagtgatttatcaattttattagtAGTtcaaaaaaccagctcttggtttcattgatcttttggattgttttttgggattacagtttgttaatttctgctctaagttttattatttccttcttccttttggtTTGACCCTCTTTTGTTTGTCATTTTCCAAAATCTTAAGCTGTAAAGTCATTATTTATGTGgaccccttcttccttcctgatgaacacttgcaaagctataaatgttcctcttaacactgttttgctgtatcccacaagttctggtagctcatgtcctcatcCTCATTGGTTTCCGGGaatcctttcatttcttctttaattcctctctaacccactggatGTTCAGTACTGAGCTacttaatttccaagtgtttgattaaATTCTTGGTTTCTgtatgtgattaacttctattttaagtgcatcatggtctaaaaagatagtagatatcatttttgtcttcttgatttcatggaggtatgttttgtgacccagcaatatggtctatcttggagaatgtcccatgtgttCTGGAGAAGTGTGTGTATTCAACTTTCAGGACATGAAAaatctgtatatatctattagccctttgtctttcatttcttccttcaaagtcagtatttcttTACTGAGTTTTAGTCTCgctgatctatcaagaggtgacaaggtAGTGTTGAGGTCTTCAACTACCAACTGCTATTGTGTTGCTGCCATTGTCCTCCTTGAAGTTTATTAgcagtttttttaagtattttactggcctcccattgtgtgcatatatgtttagaagTGTCATTTCTTCTTGATTTATaaatcccttgattattaagaaatggccttcattgtcccttctaatctttttcagcctgaaatgtTTATCATTGAAAGTATTACCGTCCTGGCCTCTTTGAAGGAGTAGTTTGCTTGAAGagttgttttccagcctttggctgagtctgtgttttctctgaccattcaaatgtgtttcttacgggcagaagaatgttggatccatttttttttaatccattttgacactctgtatctcttaattagtgcatttagcccattgatattgagagagattattgtcatggggttttgtgccatctttctgtagaaatttATTGTGTCCGTGTGGCTTGTCTTTCCTTATAGTAGGTAGCCCTTTCAGTTCTTTCaaaattggttttgagtctatgaagttcctgagctgctgtttatccatgaagctatgtatcattccttcaaatctgaatcagagtctagctgggtagagTGCTGTTGATGAGGctcatttcattaaatatttttaactatatcccaccattatctTCAGGCCTGGAGTATTTCATGTAATAGGTCTGTAAATTTAAGGGACAATCCTTTGTATGTAAtgtccttctttgatcttgatgcTTTCAGTACTGTATCTCTAGCGATGATATTTGTtgttctgattaggatatgtcttggagtctttttattggggtctcttttagATGGTACTCTTCAGGTTTCTTGGATCTAGATGCCTACATTCTCCAGCTtcaggaacttttcagcaatgacaTCTTTAACTGTGACTGCTTCTTTGGAGTTACCTCACTGTCTCTTTGGGACTCCggtaactttattttttgactAATATAAGCAAGTAGCTTGGTGAAATATCCAAATTAATCAAGCTTTGGGTATTCCCGGTTTGGTTCTGACCCAAAGTTCATGCTCTATCAAAACAATAGATAGAGCAAAATATCTATTATTGTTAATCTAGAGCAAGACCTACTCTATACAAAATTATCTTTGACACTTTATGTGACTTCTCCTAACATTCCTGTTCCTTTATGCCTTTTTATGTTGtgcaataaataaaatgctaacaTATACTTGTAAGTTATTGCTATTTCCAAAATTAACCAGACTGTTATGTTTAAGTAAGCTTCTATCTTTGTAATCTCAAACTCAACagatacaaaaaggaaaatatttaccTGTCCAAGTCCTGCAATGTAAGAAACATTCACTTTCATCAATTCAGAATAATCATATGatcctttatctttctctctccactgTCTTCCCAGTTACCAAGCATTTTGATTGATCTGGACTTTCTTGGTCCTATGTTACAGAAAATGCAACCAAAATTTAACCAAATacaaaacctttttcttttttgcttcacaccctgtgatgctcaggttaccatggctctgcactcaggaattacccctgccagtgctcaagggatggtttaggatgccagggatcaaacccaagtcagctacatgtaaggcaaatgtccttcccgctgtactatctctccagccccaaacaaaattattttgagagtAGTAAACTGATATAACCTGGATAGAGATTTTTACGTCAGAGAGAGGGTGAGAATGCAATCAATTTTGTTTCCTTATGTGAACTCAGACAAGCATCGTATCTCTCTCAGAGAGTAGGAGGAAAATGCTATCACAAAATGTGGACAAAATGATTCTTTAAAATCTTGTAAGATGAGAGGTCACAAGGGGTTTCCTACAAAATATTCTGTATTTCTGCTGAcaaaattgacatttttaaacACTATTATGCTTTTCTTAATCTCTATACCACACGAGTGAAGACTATGTCTGAGTTAAATTTACCCTTTTCTCAAAACATGCTATTATACTATTGCAGGGTTTTTGCTCACATtattaaatcatatttatataGTATGTGTTTCATTATTGGTATTGGCTCTCATATTTGCTAATTATTTTTCCatacttttcatttattaaatttacaaaaaagCAAGCACAAATTTTAAACTACCTAGATTGTCCGTACCCCCTTCATTTTtctcagtgattctctaatttcaAAGATCCTATCTCTATATGAAGCCTTGCTAGATATGAGTGACTTAGTATGACCTTCCCATCTTCTATCACTATTGAGCAAGTTTGCATATATTCTGAGATATTGAAccttatcaaatatttcctctgcgtatctctctgtcttttctttccttgcttctcaGTGTAAACTCTGAGAAAGTATAAAGCTCTTAAATGTCAATTCATTCTTATAACCTAATCTGTAGGCctgtttcttaaatataaaagatattcAATTAAcccaataaaaaaggaaaaagagaaagaaaatggtatGCTTGGTATGTCTGAATACCATTTTTCATCTTTCCACAAACAGCATGAAAACTCTATTTATTTCCAGAATTAATACTAGTACCATTTACTAGTACCATTTAGTCTGATATGTAGTTGGAAAAACCTTTCTGATGGCAACAGAGGATATCTGCCCTGTTGAGCCAGAACGAGAGTCAGCGAGTAAGGCTGACTTTCCTTCCACATGATtgacctgggttggacccccAGATTTCCGctcagagtgattcttgagcgcagagccaggaacaagctcagagcactgcagggtgggaaCCCCCAAGCcgtaaaaataacaaataaatatataagtaaataaataataaaatgtgcttTATTCATTGAGTGAGAGGAAGGGAGTacatgggtggggggaggggttgtgaaaacactcagcattgctcgggtgctatttctggctctgtgctgaaaggTCACTCTGATGCTACTCAGCGAACCTTCTGCGGGGTCAGAGAACaaactggatcagctgcatgggaggcaagtgcctcactccCTATACTACATCTCAATTTTGGGGGGGCATtgtacacctggcagtacttgggagcgGGGGCGGTCTACTTtgctctgtgtttgctctgagacttacatgcaaggccagcatcttaatctctgtgctgtctctctctaGAATTCTTGGTGTGGAGAGTGGGTTTaggtcacactctgcagtgctcggggatggctcctggctctgtgctgtccagttttgccaataccacttgttaaagagatgTTACTTCCTCCACTTCacctctcttgctcccttatcaaaaattatatgctcatatatttgagggtatacGTAAGGATGTTCAACACTAGTCCACTGgtctgtgggtttgtttttgttccaataccgtgtcattttaattattaccaccttgtagcacagtttgaagttgggggaggtggtgtccccccatcttctttttcccaagaattgctttagctatttgtgggtgcttgttgttccatatgaattccagtagtgtttgattgatttttttgacgaacgtcatgggtacccttatagggatcgcattgaatctgtttaatgctttagggagtgttgccattttgacaatgttaattctcccaatccatgatcaggggatgtgtttccatttcctcatgtcctcttttatttctttttttaatttatttatttttaattagtgaatcaccatgagggtacagttacagatttatacacttttgtgcttatgcttccctcatacaaagttcgggaacccatcccttcaccagtgcccattctccaccaccagtaaacccagcatccctcccaccctccccaatcccatctccccccaccccaccctcccactgtggcagggcattcccttctgttctctctctctaattagctgttgtggtttgcaataaaggtgttgagtggccactgtgctcagtctctagccctcattcagccagcaactcccttcccccacatggccttcgactacattatagttggtgatcccttctctgagttgccctttccccagaatgtgaggccagcctccaagccatggagtcaacctcctggtacttatttctacaattcttgggtgttagtctcccactctgttattctatattccacagatgagtgcaatctttctatgtctgtctctctctttctgactcatttcactcagcatgaaacttttcatgcccatccacttaaatacaaaattcatgacctccttttttctaacagctgcatagtattccattgtatagatataccaaagtttcctcaaccagtcatccgttctagggcattcgggttttttccagattctggctattgtaaacagtgctgcgatgaacatacatgtgcagatgtcgtttcaattatacttttttgcctctctgggatatattcccagcagtggtattgctgggtcaaatgggagctcaatatctaatatctaattttttgagaattgtccatattgttttccagaaggactgaaccagtcagcattcccaccagcagtgtagaagggtccctttctccccacatcctctccaacagcggttgcttttgttcttttggatgtgtgctattctctgtggtgtgaggtggtatctcgtggttgttttgatctgcatctctctgatgattagtgatgtagagcactttttcatgtgccttttggccattcgtatttcttccttggtaaagtttctgttcatttcttcgccccattttttgatggagttggatgttttcttcttgtagagttcaaccagtgctttatataccattgatatcaaccccttatcttaggggtattgtgtaaatatcctttcccattttgtggatagtctttgtattctggtcactgtatcttttgcggtgcagaagctttttagtttaatgtagtcccatttgttgatctctgtttttactagattgcttagttccatgtcacctttgaagatacctttatcttcaatatcgtggagggttttgccgaccttgtcttcaatgtaccttatggtttgtggtctaatgttgaggtctttaatccattttgatctgacttttgtgcatggtgtcaggtcaaggtctaagcccattt
Protein-coding regions in this window:
- the MS4A13 gene encoding membrane-spanning 4-domains subfamily A member 13; this encodes MIGVFCVLMWYLLLLLYLKQIKAIFGTYEPITYKAACALWGSFFIATGIVVMKASNKQSLSLLSLSLFMNLVCIAASVAALVLTVVELKDFPSVSYKNYGQAPEMFIIESITVLASLKE